A DNA window from Haloferax volcanii DS2 contains the following coding sequences:
- a CDS encoding ABC transporter substrate-binding protein: MGGGNGGGSGSDGGSDGGGSGGGGGDSGSQSLDFWLFGGIPAEREYISNHYSSYSDHDVTYQHQEWGQKYQIIASAAANNNLPDVMAGQTQQIPDYVGASAIQPLDQEQFADQLEEINSRFIQANVDTQIYDSLGDTEGERQWGLPGGYADLGPFVDIRTDYLEQTSFDSPPRNWEELIQLGEEMQELDEVSAAITAPGTDFGLTTGYFIGFVYANGGRYFDPETLEATVDQPGFVDAVRLYQDIAEAGLFPDSMAENDHIGAGRLLREGESGIFITYSHANAVYQTTGAPQAWLDGEGHTVTRAPLPDSPSGSFEPRDLLLQNAQGFMLGNGTDSEAELQAAFDFTEWWNSEEQLAPWTYDAENDVGIRGRVPTLESAFEDPSDLFRSQFGDLVTLYENDDLFTRTSRFPSFSGIASVQSIINTEVIQPVVLGNATAEEACSAANESVQEVIDEELA, encoded by the coding sequence ATGGGTGGCGGGAACGGCGGTGGCAGTGGTTCCGATGGCGGTTCCGACGGGGGAGGCTCCGGCGGCGGTGGCGGCGACTCCGGGTCGCAGTCACTCGACTTCTGGCTGTTCGGCGGCATCCCCGCCGAACGAGAGTACATCAGTAACCACTACAGCAGTTACAGCGACCACGACGTCACCTACCAGCACCAAGAGTGGGGGCAGAAGTACCAGATTATCGCGTCCGCGGCGGCGAACAACAACCTCCCGGACGTGATGGCCGGCCAGACTCAGCAGATTCCGGATTACGTCGGCGCGAGCGCCATCCAACCGCTCGACCAAGAGCAGTTCGCCGACCAGTTGGAGGAGATAAACAGCCGGTTCATCCAGGCGAACGTCGACACGCAGATTTACGACAGCCTCGGCGACACCGAAGGAGAGCGGCAGTGGGGGCTTCCCGGCGGCTACGCCGACCTCGGTCCGTTCGTGGACATCCGAACCGACTACCTCGAACAGACGAGTTTCGACAGCCCGCCGCGCAACTGGGAGGAGCTCATCCAACTCGGCGAGGAGATGCAGGAGCTCGACGAGGTGTCGGCGGCGATTACCGCGCCGGGGACCGACTTCGGCCTGACGACCGGCTACTTCATCGGCTTCGTCTACGCCAACGGCGGTCGGTACTTCGACCCCGAGACGCTGGAGGCGACGGTCGACCAACCCGGCTTCGTCGACGCCGTCAGGCTCTATCAGGACATCGCCGAGGCCGGTCTGTTCCCCGACTCGATGGCCGAGAACGACCACATCGGTGCGGGACGGCTCCTCCGCGAGGGCGAGTCCGGCATCTTCATCACGTACTCCCACGCGAACGCGGTCTACCAGACGACCGGCGCGCCGCAGGCGTGGCTCGACGGCGAGGGCCACACCGTCACCCGCGCGCCGCTTCCGGACAGCCCGTCGGGGAGCTTCGAACCCCGCGACCTGCTCCTGCAGAACGCGCAGGGCTTCATGCTCGGCAACGGCACCGACTCGGAGGCCGAACTGCAGGCCGCCTTCGACTTCACCGAGTGGTGGAACTCCGAAGAACAGCTCGCGCCGTGGACCTACGACGCCGAGAACGACGTGGGCATCCGCGGGCGCGTCCCGACGCTCGAAAGCGCCTTCGAGGACCCGAGCGACCTCTTCCGGAGCCAGTTCGGCGACCTCGTGACGCTGTACGAGAACGACGACCTGTTCACGCGCACCTCGCGGTTCCCGTCGTTCTCGGGCATCGCGTCGGTCCAGAGCATCATCAACACCGAGGTCATCCAGCCGGTCGTCCTCGGCAACGCGACGGCAGAGGAGGCCTGTAGCGCCGCCAACGAATCGGTTCAGGAAGTCATCGACGAGGAGCTGGCCTGA
- a CDS encoding carbohydrate ABC transporter permease — protein MSYSKQARGSFESVSKRIPEGVKVYLPVLPVTALVGLFILYPIAQAIYSSFFNKDLLAPSEAEFIGLANYAEIWSNPTIHQVLWNTLIWVVVGSSAAIVLGFLMGWLLHEKLPYTSVASAIVLIPWVLPRVVGASIWQFMFGGSQGIINELLVQLGVIDEYIVMLGSTELSLWPPIIGMIWRLAPLFALLTLTSLQGIDEHLYEAARMDGATPWEQFRFITIPMMRYNLAIGFLLMLIYNIRNFSMIWVMTKGGPGVSSSTLPVMIYRTAFVDFDVGLASALSLILFVVLLVFSYYYIQVYDQVRGDV, from the coding sequence ATGAGTTACTCGAAGCAGGCGAGGGGCTCGTTCGAGAGCGTCTCCAAGCGGATTCCGGAGGGCGTCAAGGTGTACCTCCCGGTCCTGCCGGTGACGGCGCTCGTCGGGCTGTTCATCCTCTACCCCATCGCGCAGGCGATCTATTCGAGCTTCTTCAACAAGGACCTGCTCGCGCCCAGCGAGGCCGAGTTTATCGGACTGGCGAACTACGCCGAAATCTGGTCGAATCCGACTATCCATCAGGTGCTGTGGAACACGCTCATCTGGGTCGTCGTCGGCAGTTCCGCCGCTATCGTCCTCGGCTTCCTGATGGGTTGGCTCCTCCACGAGAAACTGCCGTACACGAGCGTCGCGAGCGCAATCGTGCTCATCCCGTGGGTCCTCCCGCGGGTCGTCGGCGCGTCCATCTGGCAGTTCATGTTCGGCGGGTCGCAGGGCATCATCAACGAACTGCTCGTCCAGCTCGGCGTCATCGACGAGTACATCGTCATGCTCGGCTCGACGGAGCTCTCGCTGTGGCCGCCCATCATCGGGATGATTTGGCGGCTCGCACCGCTTTTCGCGCTGTTGACGCTCACGTCCCTGCAGGGCATCGACGAGCATCTCTACGAGGCCGCGCGCATGGACGGCGCGACGCCGTGGGAGCAGTTCCGGTTCATCACCATCCCGATGATGCGGTACAACCTCGCCATCGGGTTCCTCCTGATGCTCATCTACAACATCAGGAACTTCTCGATGATTTGGGTGATGACGAAGGGCGGCCCCGGCGTCTCCAGTAGCACGCTCCCGGTCATGATCTACCGGACGGCGTTCGTCGACTTCGACGTGGGGCTGGCGTCGGCGCTGTCGCTCATCCTGTTCGTCGTCCTGCTCGTGTTCTCGTACTACTACATTCAGGTGTACGACCAAGTGCGGGGTGACGTCTGA
- a CDS encoding carbohydrate ABC transporter permease, producing the protein MAAKDPDTAAEFRRNESWLFDTTAGAYVRKTAVSLLTLVVFAFVLFPLYWMVVTAFKTTAEIQQIPPTVFPNDFSLEGFRLVVESSIQAGGYTSLFANLFGWQASSAIDIDILSLVLNSLKVAIGAGAIALVFGTAASYVLSRRDFAGKNALMSIFLASLMFPGTAIMVPEWELVSALGLFNTHLVLIFIYGAMTAPFVVWLMKGFFDDFPDSIIEASRIDQCSSIETFWYVIVPMARNSLIASFIFAFLLAWNELVFALTLLDNSRYTVPPGLLTFVQGFNTQWNVVAAASIIISLPVLLGLAYIQRYFVQGLTGGAIKG; encoded by the coding sequence ATGGCGGCGAAAGACCCCGACACGGCCGCCGAGTTCCGGCGGAACGAGTCGTGGCTGTTCGACACCACGGCGGGCGCGTACGTCCGCAAGACGGCGGTTTCGCTCCTGACGCTCGTCGTCTTCGCGTTCGTCCTCTTCCCGCTGTACTGGATGGTCGTGACGGCGTTCAAGACCACCGCGGAGATTCAGCAGATTCCGCCGACGGTGTTCCCGAACGATTTCTCGTTGGAGGGCTTCCGGCTCGTCGTCGAGTCGTCGATTCAGGCGGGCGGCTACACCTCGCTTTTCGCTAACCTGTTCGGCTGGCAGGCGTCGTCGGCCATCGACATCGACATCCTGTCGCTCGTGCTGAACAGCCTGAAAGTCGCGATCGGCGCGGGCGCAATCGCGCTCGTCTTCGGGACGGCCGCGTCGTACGTGCTCTCGCGCCGCGACTTCGCCGGGAAGAACGCGCTCATGAGCATCTTCCTCGCGTCGCTGATGTTCCCCGGGACCGCCATCATGGTCCCCGAGTGGGAACTCGTCTCGGCGCTCGGCCTGTTCAACACGCACCTCGTGTTGATCTTCATCTACGGCGCGATGACCGCGCCGTTCGTCGTCTGGCTGATGAAGGGTTTCTTCGACGACTTCCCGGACTCGATTATCGAGGCCTCCCGCATCGACCAGTGTAGCTCGATAGAGACGTTCTGGTACGTCATCGTCCCGATGGCGCGGAACTCGCTCATCGCGTCGTTCATCTTCGCGTTCCTCCTCGCGTGGAACGAGTTGGTGTTCGCGCTGACGCTCCTCGACAACTCGCGGTACACGGTTCCGCCGGGACTCCTGACGTTCGTACAGGGGTTCAACACCCAGTGGAACGTCGTCGCCGCGGCCTCGATTATCATCTCGCTTCCCGTCCTGCTCGGACTGGCCTACATCCAGCGCTACTTCGTGCAGGGGCTCACCGGCGGCGCGATTAAGGGATAA
- a CDS encoding ABC transporter ATP-binding protein produces the protein MTHLTVDGVTKIFGDPDKDGVVAVDDLDIDVEDGEFLVLLGPSGCGKTTTLRMIGGLETPTSGEIRFDDVVVNDIKARNRDVAMVFQDFALYPHMTVRENLGFGLKREDNGMSTADVNERVEEVATMLEIEQLLNNKPAQLSGGQKQRVALGRAIIREPRLFLFDEPLANLDAKLRKTMRTEIDELQSEVGITSAYVTHNQEEAMTIADKIAVLNDGALQQLGRPEEVFNEPANLFVAQFVGSPDMNIYDGVVEEAADGVRVELDGVSFELPSDALDAEVPPGGVNVGFRPQDFYQTGKRRADGLTFDVDIRVIEPVGTKAIVHGDGPMGDVTAEIGEFHGLSAGDTLSLSIAPEHVYLFEAETEALRKGRRIENRASVQSQSQSSESDGVEI, from the coding sequence ATGACACACCTAACAGTAGACGGTGTCACGAAGATTTTCGGCGACCCCGACAAGGACGGTGTCGTCGCAGTCGACGACCTCGACATCGACGTCGAAGACGGGGAGTTTCTCGTTTTGCTCGGCCCGAGCGGGTGCGGGAAGACGACGACGCTCCGGATGATCGGCGGACTGGAGACGCCGACCTCCGGTGAAATTCGCTTCGACGACGTCGTCGTCAACGACATCAAAGCCCGAAACCGCGACGTGGCGATGGTGTTCCAGGACTTCGCGCTCTACCCGCATATGACCGTCCGGGAGAACCTCGGGTTCGGCCTCAAGCGGGAGGACAACGGCATGTCGACGGCGGACGTCAACGAGCGGGTCGAGGAGGTGGCGACGATGCTCGAAATCGAACAGCTCCTGAACAACAAGCCCGCACAGCTCTCGGGCGGACAGAAACAGCGCGTCGCGCTCGGCCGGGCTATCATCCGCGAGCCGCGGCTGTTCCTCTTCGACGAGCCGCTTGCGAACCTCGACGCGAAGCTCCGCAAGACGATGCGGACCGAAATCGACGAACTGCAGTCCGAGGTCGGCATCACCTCCGCGTACGTCACCCACAACCAGGAGGAGGCGATGACAATCGCCGACAAAATCGCCGTCCTCAACGACGGCGCGCTCCAGCAGTTGGGTCGCCCGGAGGAGGTGTTCAACGAACCGGCGAACCTCTTCGTCGCGCAGTTCGTCGGCAGTCCGGACATGAACATCTACGACGGCGTCGTCGAGGAGGCCGCCGACGGCGTTCGCGTCGAACTCGACGGCGTGAGCTTCGAACTGCCGAGCGACGCCCTCGACGCGGAGGTCCCGCCCGGCGGCGTCAACGTCGGCTTCCGGCCGCAGGACTTCTACCAGACGGGCAAGCGGCGCGCCGACGGACTGACCTTCGACGTCGATATCCGCGTCATCGAGCCGGTCGGAACGAAAGCCATCGTTCACGGCGACGGCCCCATGGGCGACGTCACCGCCGAAATCGGCGAGTTCCACGGGCTATCGGCCGGCGACACGCTGTCGCTTTCTATCGCGCCCGAACACGTCTACCTGTTCGAGGCCGAGACGGAGGCACTGCGCAAGGGCCGGCGTATCGAGAACCGGGCGTCCGTCCAATCGCAGTCCCAGTCGTCGGAGTCGGACGGCGTCGAAATATAA
- the rhcE gene encoding 2-keto-3-deoxy-L-rhamnonate dehydrogenase (part of the rhamnose catabolism pathway), which produces MKAIIQTGPRSVETQEREVPTPGADELLIKVHTAGLCGSDAHAYKYDGGYEWIPIPRIMGHEYSGTVTEVGANVETFEVGDKVVEEPIHDCGHCFQCRNGQPNVCQNFSITGMHRDGAYTEYVTVTPEHVHAVPEGVPLRHAAITEPTSIATRAVLDQSVTTPGDNVLVEGPGPIGVLVAAVTDSLGANVVVSGLSQDAAYRLPLLEDLGIDTVNLEEEGGLDGRVESQTDGIGFDVVFDATGHHSGVVSGNDVVRKGGQIVVVGIPNSASELSLTSTVRGEVDINTSYGSTWTNFEQALRLMERGEIAVEKILDTSYSVDDPAAAFEAFLGSETCKPVFQFDG; this is translated from the coding sequence ATGAAAGCCATCATTCAGACCGGGCCGCGCTCGGTAGAGACACAGGAGCGGGAGGTTCCCACTCCCGGCGCAGACGAACTGCTCATCAAGGTCCACACCGCGGGACTCTGCGGGAGCGACGCTCACGCCTACAAGTACGACGGCGGCTACGAGTGGATTCCCATCCCGCGAATCATGGGCCACGAGTACTCCGGGACGGTCACGGAAGTCGGCGCGAACGTCGAGACGTTCGAGGTCGGCGACAAGGTCGTCGAGGAGCCGATTCACGACTGCGGTCACTGCTTCCAGTGTCGGAACGGTCAGCCGAACGTCTGTCAGAACTTCTCCATTACGGGGATGCACCGCGACGGCGCGTACACGGAGTACGTCACCGTCACCCCCGAGCACGTCCACGCGGTTCCCGAGGGCGTTCCCCTCCGGCACGCCGCCATCACGGAGCCGACGAGCATCGCCACCCGCGCGGTCCTCGACCAGTCGGTGACGACGCCCGGCGACAACGTCCTCGTCGAGGGGCCGGGCCCAATCGGCGTCCTCGTCGCCGCCGTCACCGACTCCCTCGGCGCGAACGTCGTCGTCTCCGGACTCAGTCAGGACGCGGCGTATCGCCTCCCGCTGCTCGAAGACCTCGGCATCGACACGGTGAACCTCGAAGAAGAAGGCGGCCTCGATGGGCGGGTCGAGTCGCAGACCGACGGCATCGGCTTCGACGTGGTCTTCGACGCGACGGGTCACCACAGCGGCGTGGTCTCCGGGAACGACGTGGTCCGCAAGGGCGGCCAAATCGTCGTCGTCGGCATCCCGAACTCGGCTAGCGAACTCAGCCTCACCTCGACCGTCCGCGGCGAGGTCGACATCAACACCTCCTACGGCTCGACGTGGACGAACTTCGAGCAGGCGCTTCGCCTGATGGAGCGCGGCGAAATCGCGGTCGAGAAGATTCTCGACACCTCTTACAGCGTCGACGACCCCGCCGCGGCGTTCGAAGCGTTCCTCGGTTCGGAGACCTGCAAGCCGGTCTTCCAGTTCGACGGCTGA
- the rhcD gene encoding L-rhamnonate dehydratase (part of the rhamnose catabolism pathway), translated as MEITDISATKISNESWGEFIEFPLVTIMSKYDEYRNVDGENPQARRKWMGPVGDVVVEVETDAGITGVGVGNWGTGAIATVVEETLSKIVVGEDPMQRELLWEQMYRATLPFGRKGVAVMAISAVDQALWDIAGKDAGKPVYELLGGPTKDEIPAYASNLHPVDMEKLEREAVQYVEEGFDAMKLRFLHGPEDGRAGMKKNEEIVATVRDAVGDDIEIAGDAYMGWSVKYAKEMTQRLGKYDMAWVEEPVIADDISGYAEVREAAPMPISGGEHEFTRWGHEDLLEEGAVDILQPDVGRVGGITELQKVADMAEVHDVPVIPHAGTNPTLHAIAGHTNMPMAEYFPTPEWFEERQEKRESTYADAIFQNPPSPENGSIPLPDEPGVSTQLNREALEHFAIE; from the coding sequence ATGGAGATTACAGACATCTCAGCGACGAAAATCAGCAACGAGTCGTGGGGCGAGTTCATCGAGTTCCCGCTCGTCACCATCATGTCGAAGTACGACGAGTACCGCAACGTCGACGGTGAGAACCCGCAGGCCCGCCGCAAGTGGATGGGCCCCGTGGGCGACGTGGTGGTCGAGGTCGAGACGGACGCGGGCATCACCGGCGTCGGCGTCGGTAACTGGGGTACCGGAGCCATCGCCACCGTCGTCGAGGAGACGCTGTCGAAAATCGTGGTCGGGGAAGACCCGATGCAGCGCGAACTCCTCTGGGAGCAGATGTACCGCGCCACGCTCCCGTTCGGCCGGAAGGGCGTCGCGGTCATGGCCATCAGCGCGGTCGACCAGGCGCTGTGGGACATCGCCGGGAAGGACGCCGGCAAGCCGGTGTACGAACTGCTCGGCGGCCCCACCAAAGACGAGATTCCCGCCTACGCGTCGAACCTCCACCCCGTCGACATGGAGAAGCTCGAACGCGAGGCGGTCCAGTACGTCGAGGAGGGCTTCGACGCGATGAAACTCCGCTTCCTCCACGGCCCCGAGGACGGCCGCGCGGGCATGAAGAAAAACGAGGAAATCGTCGCGACCGTCCGCGACGCCGTCGGCGACGACATCGAAATCGCGGGCGACGCCTACATGGGCTGGTCGGTCAAGTACGCAAAGGAGATGACCCAGCGCCTCGGCAAGTACGACATGGCGTGGGTCGAAGAGCCTGTCATCGCCGACGACATCTCCGGCTACGCCGAGGTCCGCGAGGCCGCGCCGATGCCGATTTCGGGCGGCGAACACGAGTTCACCCGCTGGGGCCACGAGGACCTCCTCGAAGAAGGTGCGGTCGACATCCTCCAGCCCGACGTGGGTCGCGTCGGCGGTATCACGGAACTCCAGAAGGTCGCCGACATGGCCGAGGTCCACGACGTGCCCGTCATCCCGCACGCCGGCACGAACCCGACGCTCCACGCCATCGCCGGTCACACGAACATGCCGATGGCGGAGTACTTCCCGACTCCCGAGTGGTTCGAGGAGCGCCAGGAGAAACGCGAGTCGACCTACGCCGACGCCATCTTCCAGAACCCGCCGTCGCCGGAGAACGGGTCGATCCCGCTGCCCGACGAGCCCGGCGTCAGCACGCAACTGAACCGCGAGGCGCTCGAACACTTCGCCATCGAGTAA
- a CDS encoding TIGR03560 family F420-dependent LLM class oxidoreductase, protein MSDISFEYNVPVFAGAPDEGTEPTHRDTPQYEALDWVTTKMGVQKAEELGFDAVWAPDHLLLGRDHAEYECWTLLSAIAGFTEDINLGSLVLCNDYRNPALVAKMAATLDVISDGRLELGLGAGWHEPEYDAYGWEYRDGFERLMRLDESIRLMKRMWAAGTDGASFDGKHYQIEDAYCVPGPVQDPHPPILVGGQGEEVTLKLVAKHADVWNTDVFNGDVETLEHKIGVIEDHCDTVGRDPDDIEYSWDGHVICTRDEEKFDRLLDLMTPIQFEAEYQDQAPIVTEEDAREYFIMGTPEECAEAIERRIDAGVTKFQGWFIDFPDTGGMELFADEVIPQFS, encoded by the coding sequence ATGTCGGACATCAGCTTCGAGTACAACGTCCCCGTCTTCGCCGGCGCGCCCGACGAGGGGACCGAGCCGACGCACCGCGACACCCCGCAGTACGAGGCGCTCGACTGGGTGACGACCAAGATGGGCGTCCAGAAGGCGGAGGAACTCGGCTTCGACGCGGTGTGGGCACCAGACCACCTGCTGTTGGGCCGCGACCACGCCGAGTACGAATGTTGGACGCTGCTGTCGGCCATCGCCGGCTTCACCGAGGACATCAACCTCGGCTCGCTCGTCCTCTGTAACGACTACCGCAACCCGGCGCTCGTCGCCAAGATGGCGGCCACGCTCGACGTGATTTCCGACGGGCGGCTGGAACTCGGCCTCGGCGCGGGCTGGCACGAACCGGAGTACGACGCCTACGGTTGGGAGTACCGCGACGGCTTCGAGCGCCTGATGCGGCTCGACGAGTCCATTCGTCTCATGAAGCGCATGTGGGCCGCCGGCACCGACGGCGCGAGCTTCGACGGGAAGCACTACCAAATCGAGGACGCCTACTGCGTCCCCGGTCCCGTGCAGGACCCCCATCCGCCCATCCTCGTCGGCGGGCAGGGTGAGGAGGTCACGCTCAAACTCGTCGCCAAGCACGCCGACGTGTGGAACACCGACGTGTTCAACGGCGACGTGGAGACGCTCGAACACAAAATCGGCGTCATCGAAGACCACTGCGACACCGTCGGCCGCGACCCCGACGACATCGAGTACTCGTGGGACGGCCACGTTATCTGCACCCGCGACGAGGAGAAGTTCGACCGCCTGCTCGACCTGATGACGCCCATCCAGTTCGAAGCGGAGTATCAGGACCAAGCGCCCATCGTGACCGAGGAAGACGCTCGGGAGTACTTCATCATGGGAACGCCCGAGGAGTGCGCGGAGGCCATCGAGCGCCGCATCGACGCCGGCGTGACGAAGTTCCAAGGCTGGTTCATCGACTTCCCCGACACCGGCGGCATGGAACTGTTCGCGGACGAAGTCATCCCGCAGTTCAGCTGA
- a CDS encoding IclR family transcriptional regulator: MAKDVPVNAVKISLELVDLLRELDGAGVSEVAKRLDKPTSTIHDHLRTLEQQEYLVKEGDTYYVSTRFLQLGAHARSRQKVFNIARPEINELAQVTGEHANLMIEEHGIGVFLYRSRGPDAVRLDTHAGMRVPLQTTALGKSIMANRPREEVEGILDRHGLEAVTDRSITDREELFDVLEQVRERGYSYDDEERVKGMRCVAAPILNEDDYAIAAVSVSGPKSRMREERFTEELPNQILKSANVIEVNLTYS; encoded by the coding sequence ATGGCGAAGGACGTTCCGGTCAACGCGGTCAAAATCTCGCTCGAACTCGTCGACCTCCTGCGGGAACTCGACGGGGCGGGCGTCTCGGAGGTAGCCAAGCGACTGGACAAGCCGACCAGCACGATTCACGACCACCTGCGGACGCTGGAGCAACAGGAGTACCTCGTCAAGGAGGGCGACACCTACTACGTCAGCACGCGATTCCTCCAATTGGGCGCGCACGCGCGCTCTCGACAGAAGGTGTTCAACATCGCCCGCCCCGAGATAAACGAACTCGCGCAGGTGACCGGCGAGCACGCGAATCTGATGATCGAGGAACACGGTATCGGCGTCTTTCTGTACCGCTCGCGGGGTCCCGACGCCGTTCGTCTAGACACCCACGCCGGGATGCGCGTCCCGTTGCAGACGACGGCGCTCGGGAAGTCTATCATGGCGAACCGGCCGCGGGAGGAAGTCGAGGGCATCTTGGACCGCCACGGACTGGAGGCGGTGACCGACCGCTCTATCACCGACCGCGAGGAACTGTTCGACGTGTTGGAGCAGGTCCGCGAGCGCGGTTACTCCTACGACGACGAAGAACGGGTCAAGGGCATGCGCTGTGTGGCCGCGCCGATACTCAACGAGGACGACTACGCCATCGCCGCCGTGAGCGTCTCGGGGCCGAAAAGCCGGATGCGCGAGGAGCGCTTTACCGAGGAGTTGCCGAACCAGATTCTCAAGAGCGCGAACGTCATCGAGGTGAACCTCACGTACTCGTAG
- the rhcF gene encoding 2,4-diketo-3-deoxy-L-rhamnonate hydrolase (part of the rhamnose catabolism pathway) — protein sequence MQLVRYTAGGAPEWGVRRDDDVVPLSGLREDVTVQNLNSPGFLTVVEDAADAAEDQSVPVEDVKLLAPVPRPGKIVCVGLNYHDHAEEQDEEVPERPLLFGKAGTSVTNPGDPIVHPAAIDEVDYEVELGVVIGQTAKNVDAEDAFDYVAGYTAINDVSGRDAQFDDGQFFRGKSYDTFAPMGPTFVPEGDVDPHDLDVACRVNGETKQESNTSEFIFGVDEVVEYISGITTLRPGDVISTGTPGGVGIFRDPPELLEPGDSVDVEIEGIGTLTNPVVSERDE from the coding sequence ATGCAACTCGTTCGATACACCGCGGGCGGTGCTCCCGAGTGGGGCGTCCGCCGCGACGACGATGTCGTCCCGCTTTCCGGCCTCCGCGAAGACGTGACCGTCCAGAACCTCAACAGCCCCGGCTTCCTCACCGTCGTCGAGGACGCCGCGGACGCCGCCGAGGACCAGTCGGTCCCCGTCGAGGACGTAAAGCTCCTCGCGCCCGTGCCGCGCCCCGGTAAAATCGTCTGCGTCGGCCTCAACTACCACGACCACGCCGAAGAACAGGACGAGGAAGTTCCCGAACGCCCGCTCCTGTTCGGGAAGGCCGGCACGTCCGTCACGAACCCCGGCGACCCCATCGTCCACCCGGCGGCCATCGACGAGGTAGACTACGAGGTCGAACTCGGCGTCGTCATCGGGCAGACGGCCAAGAACGTCGACGCCGAGGACGCTTTCGACTACGTCGCGGGCTACACCGCCATCAACGACGTGAGCGGCCGCGACGCGCAGTTCGACGACGGGCAGTTCTTCCGCGGCAAGAGCTACGACACGTTCGCCCCGATGGGGCCGACGTTCGTCCCCGAGGGCGACGTCGACCCGCACGACCTCGACGTCGCCTGCCGCGTCAACGGCGAGACGAAACAGGAGTCCAACACCTCCGAGTTCATCTTCGGCGTCGACGAGGTCGTCGAGTACATCAGCGGCATCACGACGCTCCGCCCGGGCGACGTCATCTCCACCGGCACGCCCGGCGGCGTCGGCATCTTCCGCGACCCGCCGGAACTGCTCGAACCGGGCGACAGCGTCGACGTGGAAATCGAGGGCATCGGCACGCTCACCAACCCGGTCGTCTCCGAGCGCGACGAGTAA
- the rhcB gene encoding L-rhamnose 1-dehydrogenase (part of the rhamnose catabolism pathway), producing MSTHTDTRLRDRHIVVTGGARGIGRGIAVRCARAGADVSIFDTKPEVAAETADLVREEGGEAEVYEVDVTDAEGVETAVDAAIDSLGDIHGLVNNAGVQQAVPLLETTEDDWDLHFEVNAKGTFLVSKAVASRMVDGDIEGSIVNISSVGAERPFSGQGAYGASKAAVLAFTTVLAKELSDHGITVNALKPGTVETPMVEEWLDEHAEQSGKSPDEILAETLDVHILDRIGQPEEVGHVAVLLLSEEGDWITGESIAVDGGYLKH from the coding sequence ATGAGCACGCACACAGACACCCGACTGAGAGACAGGCATATCGTCGTGACCGGCGGCGCGCGCGGCATCGGCCGCGGCATCGCGGTTCGCTGCGCCCGCGCCGGGGCCGACGTATCGATTTTCGACACGAAGCCCGAGGTGGCCGCCGAGACGGCCGACCTCGTCCGCGAGGAGGGCGGCGAGGCCGAGGTGTACGAGGTCGACGTGACGGACGCCGAGGGCGTCGAGACCGCCGTCGACGCCGCTATCGACTCGCTCGGTGACATCCACGGCCTCGTGAACAACGCGGGCGTCCAGCAGGCCGTCCCGCTCCTCGAAACGACCGAAGACGACTGGGACCTCCACTTCGAGGTGAACGCCAAGGGGACGTTCCTCGTCTCCAAGGCCGTCGCCAGCCGGATGGTCGACGGCGACATCGAGGGCAGCATCGTCAACATCTCGTCGGTCGGCGCGGAGCGGCCGTTCTCCGGACAGGGCGCGTACGGCGCGTCCAAGGCGGCCGTCCTCGCCTTCACGACCGTGCTGGCGAAGGAGCTGAGCGACCACGGCATCACCGTCAACGCGCTCAAACCGGGCACCGTCGAGACGCCGATGGTCGAGGAATGGCTCGACGAGCACGCCGAGCAGTCGGGCAAGTCGCCGGACGAAATCCTCGCGGAGACGCTCGACGTGCACATCCTCGACCGAATCGGCCAACCCGAAGAAGTGGGCCACGTCGCGGTCCTGCTCCTCTCCGAGGAGGGCGACTGGATAACCGGCGAGTCCATCGCCGTCGACGGCGGCTACCTCAAACACTAG